The Hymenobacter sp. DG01 sequence CCGCCAGCTGGATGAGCTGGACAACCTGATTACCCAGGCCCGCACCATCAACGCCAACGCCGTTCGGATTCCGAACCCTATTGTGCCCCTGCTGCTGCCCCGCCTCACCGATGCCCTGGAACTGCTGGTAGAGCACATCAAACGCCACATTCAGCAGGCCGAGCGAGTGCTGGACGGGCGCAGCTAAGCCAGCAGCAAAAACAAAAGCCCCCGCACCTCAGGTTGCGGAGGCTTTTGCCGGTTTAAGGGGGTAGGAAACGGCCTTATTTCCCGCCGAAGAAGTACGCTACCGAAAGCTGCACGCCCCGGTTGTGGATCTTGTTGTCGGAGTCATCACCGTCATCAGACTTCGGAATCAGGTTGCTCAGGCCCAGACCGTAGCCCAGCTGAGCCTGAAAGGAGCCGGCCTTATAGCCCAGGCCCGCGTTCAGCCCGAAGTCGAGGCGGCGGAATTCGGGTTCGTCGCCGTCGGAGGCCTTGCCCACAAACTTGATGTCGGCATCAGCGGAGCCCGACATCGATTCAACCACCTGACCGTTGAGGCTTGCGGAATAGTTGTTTTCGGCTTTGTAGTTACCGCTGAGGCCAATTCCGAGGTAGGGCCCGGCAAATACCTGGAAGCCGCCATCGGCCCCGTTGGTGCTATACACCAGGTTTACCGGCACTTCCAGGTAGCTCAGGCGGATGGTGGCCTTCTCTTCCGACCTGATAGAGTAGGTTTCGCCGTTCGAAGTCGCGCTTCCTTCCTCAATTACTTCAATCTTGGTGCCCTTCGGTGAGAACAGAATAGAAGGCTGCAGTGCCAGGTTGCCGAACTGCGCGTTCAGGGTTACGCCCACCTGCGGTCCGAAAATATACTTGGTGTCGGGGCCGTCGTCTTCCAGGTCGAAGTTCAGTTTGGTGGCGTTGAGCCCCAGGCGAGGCCCGATGGTTACCTGGGCCTGAGCTTGGGTAGCTCCTGCCAGTAGCATAGCTACACTCAGGATAGTGATGTGTGCTTTTTTGAACATGATAAAATAAGGTTGGATAAGCGCGGCTTACTGGGCCACGGCACGAAGGTAGAGGTCGGGCGGCAGTATTCACTTGCTTGAGTATACATATATTCATGAGTGACAATGCCTGCCGGCGCGGCCGGCTGCTTTATTTGGCGGCGGGTAGGTAGTAGTTGGCCGTTAGGGAGGCGCCCCGCAGGTAGGCCTGATAGTGGAAGCTTCGCTCCAGATAGCCCGGCAGCAGCTGGCCCAGGCCCCATTCGTAGCAGGCAGCCACCTGCACGGCCTTCCGGCGGTAGCCTACCCCGCCCAGCAGCCCGGCATCAAAGGGCCGGATGTCGGCGCTGCCCCCACCGCCCAGTATCCCGAAGCCCCCACCCGAGCCCCCAAAGTACCCGAACCGCAGCCGGTAGTTGCTGCCGTAGCTTCTCGATTCCGTGGGGCGGGTTTCCGTTAGGTCATCGGCGCTACGGCCCCACACTCCCATGCTGCCGTAACCGCCCAGCAGCAGCCGCACGCCGCGGCTGAGTCCCGCCGGAGCAAATACCGCCACGGTCTGTAGCTGAGCATAGGTTAGGTGGGTGGTAGTGGTGGCCTGAAGGCGTACCTCGTCTGCAGTGCCCTGGTTGAAGACTTCATCGGAATAGGAGCGGTAGGCTTTCAGGGTAACTCCCAGCCCGTATTGCAGCGCCAGCTGGTTGCTCAGGCGAGTTTCGGCTACCATGCCAATTTGCCCGGAAGGGCGCTGCCAGGAGGAGGGCGAAGCCGCTCCCTGTTGCTGGGTCCAGCTCAGGCCAGCGCCCGCCTGCACTCCCAGCTGGGTGCGTCTTTGGGCCTGGGCAGTAGAAAGCAGCGGGAGGCTTAGCGCAAAAGTCAGGGCGCAGCGGCTAGGCATCAGAAACGAGGATATGGGTAGCAGCATGGATAACGGAAAAAAATAGAAGTATCTGAGGCTGGCCGCAAGCACGGCGGCATACCTGCGTAAGAAGGCTTAATAGTACAGAAAAAGGCAGAGTGTTCTGGTGCTGCGCTAGGCCTGGGCCTGGTTTTGGCTACTTGCCCCGGGCTGCCCAACGGGTGCGGCCTGTAGCTGAAGGCCGAGTACATTTTCTTTCGGGCGGGCTTATGGAATTGTCGGGTTCGGGGCATCTAAAGTTTACCAACTTGCCCTCCTGATTCGTTTTGCCCGTATGCGCCCTCTCCTGTTAAGCTTCCTGCTGCTCCTGCTCTTGTTTTCCGCCGGCTCCTCCCAAACGACTCCTACCCCTCCCGGCAAGGGCAACCCTGCCGCCTGGAAGAAAATTGACCAGCTCCTGGCCAAAGACCAGACGTCCTCCGCCGCCAAGCTGCTGGAGCCCCTGTACCAGCAGGCCCGGCAGCGTCAGAATACGCCCGAGTATCTGCGGGCCCTGCTCTATAAGCTGCGCCTGCTGGAAGCCAAAGAGGAAGAGGCTGACGTGCAGGCCATTGCCCTGGTAGAGGCCGACCTGAAAACCGCCCGGTTTCCGGCCCGGCCCATTTTGCACAGCCTGCTGGCTCAGCTCTACGCCAACTACTACCAGCAGCACCGCTACCAGCTCTACGACCGCACCGCCCAGGCCGCGCCCGACCCCGCCGATACCAGCCGGGCCGATATCCGGACCTGGGATGCTGCCCGCCTCGGCAGTGCCGTTATCAGCCACTACCGCGCCTCGCTGGCCGACGAGCCCGAACGCCTGCAGCAGCTGAAACTGGCGGCCATGGGCTACGCCGTAACGGGCGGCGACGCCGAAAGCCGCATCCTCGTGCCCACGCTCTACGACCTGCTGGCCCGCCGCGCCATCGAGGGGCTTGGCAACGATGAGTTCTACCTCACGAAGCCCGCCGAGCAGTTTGAGCTGAAAGAAGCCGCGCTGTTTGGGCCGGCCGCTGCGTTTGCCCGCCTGAATCTGACCGCGCCGCCGGCCGACTCGCTCAACGGGCAGCTGCAGGTATTGCGGGTGCTGCAGCAGCTTACCGTGTTCCGGCTGCGGGATGCCACCAACCCAGAAGCCTTGGCCGACGTGGACTTGGCTCGCCTGCGCTTTGTGCACCAGTACGCCGAGTTGCCCAACAAGAACGAGCTGTACCGTGCCGCGCTAAACCAGGCGGCCACTACCTACGCGGCCTTGCCCATCGTCACGCGGTTTATGTTCGTGCAGGCTTCTCTTGAGCAGGAAACCGATGCCGTGAAAGCTCGTCAGCTAGCCTTAGAAGCTGAAAAGCGCTTCCCGAAGTCACATGGAGCCTTACAGGCCAAGGCACTGCGGCAGAACCTAGAGCAGGTTGAAGTTACGTTCACGACCGAGGAAACGGTGCTGCCCGGCCAGCCGTGGCTGCTGAAGCTGCAGGTGCGCAACGTGACTCGGCTTTACGCCAAAGCGTATCGCATCAGCAACGCTTACAACGTTCGTCTTTCCGAGCCTGGCACCGCTGAGGATGCAGAAAACTACAGCTTCCAGAAGACCTTTGCCCGCGCCTTAGCCAGTAAGCCCGCCGCGACTTGGACGCTGAACGTGCCCGCTCCATCCGACTACAAAGGCCACAGCGTGCAACACGCTGGCCCGGCGTTGCCGCTCGGCCACTACCTCATCATAATAAGCACCGCTGATGAAAACCCAACCAAGGAGCGAGCCGGCGTTATCACGGCGCGTTCCTTTTTAAGTGTGAGCGAACTGAGCCAAATCCGTCGCAACTCGCCCGATGGCACCAGCCTGCTGGTGCTGCACCGACAGAGCGGGCAACCGCTGGCCGGAGTACAAGTACGTCCCCTGTTTCAGTACTACGACCAGAAAGCCCGCCAGTACAAGCAGCGCCGCGGTGACGTGCTGACCACCAATGCCGAAGGCCAGACACAAATTTCACTCGGTCTGAAAACGGGAGAAAACACGCAACTCAGCAACCTGTTCCTCACGCAGGGCCGCGACTCGCTGCTGGTTGAAAACGTGGGCGGCTACTACCCCCGCCGCCCCCGCAACTCCGAAGCCGAGCAGCCCCAGCGCCGCACGTTTCTCTTCACCGACCGCGCTATTTACCGCCCCGGCCAGACGCTCTACTTCAAAGGCATCCTGACGGAAACCCGCGCCGGCAAGTCGCAGCTTCTGACCAAGCAGGCCGTGTCGGTGCGCCTTGTGGATGTGAACGGCCAGACCGTGCAGACGCTGCCCTTCACCACTTCTGATTTTGGCTCCTTCCACAGCTCTGTCGTGCTGCCCACCGGCCTGCTCAATGGCGAAATGAGCCTGCAAACCGATGACGGCAGTATCAGCTTCGCGGTAGAAGACTACAAGCGCCCCACCTTCCAGGTGACGTTTGAACCCGTAGCCGGCACGCCCGTGCTGGGCCAGCAGGTGACTGTGCGCGGCAAAGCTACCGCCTACGCCGGCCAGCCCATTGACGGGGCCACGGTGCAGTACCGTGTGGTGCGCCGCACGTTCTGGCCCCTGTTCGGAATGAGCTACCGCAGCCTGTACGGCAGCCAGGGCCGGCCGGAAGTGGAAATCCTCAACGGTACCGCCCAAACTGATTCGGCCGGCGGCTTCGTGGTGAAATTCATAGCGAAAGGGGAGGAGGACCTGGGCGCGGCCAAGCGCGGCCCCTGGAACCCCGGCTACGTGTTTGAGGTAACGGCCGACGTGACCGACGCAGCCGGCGAAACCCGCACTGGCCAGCAGTCCGTCAGCCTTGGTACCAACGCCCTGAGCTTGCGCCTGGAAGTGCCTAAGCAGCTGAACCGCGAAAAAATACCCGCGCTGCAACTGCTCAGCACCAACGCCACCGGCGAAGCCCTGTCCGCCCAGGGCCAGCTGCGCCTCTACCGCCTCACACCGCCGGCCCGTGCCCTGCGCCCCCGCGCCTGGGAGCGGCCGGAGCTGGAAGCCCTGAGCCAGGAGGAGTTCAGGCGCCAGTTCCCGCTGGATGCCTACGCCCGCGAAGACAACGACAGCACCTGGGCCCGCACGCTGGTCGTCACCCAGGACTTCAACACCGAAAAAAGCCCGTTGCTGCCCGAAATGGCGAAGGCGCTAAGCAGCCAGCAACCCGGCCGTTACGTGCTGGAAGCCACCGCCACCGCACCAGCCTCCACGCCGCCCGTCAAAACCGAGCAGGTGTTCACGCTCTACTCGGCTGAGGCGAAGACCCTGCCCATTCCTACCCCCGATTGGTTCGTGAACCTCCAGGACAGCGTAGCACCGGGTCAGGCCGCGCGCTTTCTGGTGGGCAGTTCCGAAGCCGGGGCGCGCCTGCTGCTGGAAGTGGAAGCCAAAGGCGAAACTCTGCGCCGCGAGTGGCTGACCCTGGCCGCCGGCGAGCAGCGCGTCATCGAAGTTCCGACTACTGCCTCGCTGGACGGCGCATCGCTCTACGCCCACCTCACGCAGGTGCGCGACAACCGCCTCTACACCCACACCGCCACCGTGCAGGTAGCCACGCCGCCCGCGCCGCTGGTGCTCAGCATTGCTACCTTCCGCGACAAGCTGCAGCCCGGCCAGAAGGAAACCTGGCGCGTCACGATTCATAACACCGCCGGCCAACCCGCCAACGCCGAGCTGCTGGCTACTCTCTACGATAAGTCCCTGGACGTTTTCCGGGCGTACTCCTTTACGGAGCTGGAGTTTCCGAAGCCGTATTATCCGGCGCTGCTAGCCTGGAATGGCCGGTTTGGGACGCAGGAGTCGGATGAGCTGTTTGACGGGAATTCAGCTACCGGGTCAATCAGGGATATGCGCTATCCTCACCTGAATATGTGGGGCTACATGGGCGAGGACGAAATTCCAGATCAAGAAGAGCTTGCCGATAAAGTTGTTAAGTTCACTGCGCCAGTCGTAAAGCTAGATGAGGAAGTCCGGGTGCGCGGCAATGCTATGGCTTCGGCCGCGGCGCCGGCACCACAAATGGCCATGCGTAAGATGGCCG is a genomic window containing:
- a CDS encoding porin family protein, whose product is MFKKAHITILSVAMLLAGATQAQAQVTIGPRLGLNATKLNFDLEDDGPDTKYIFGPQVGVTLNAQFGNLALQPSILFSPKGTKIEVIEEGSATSNGETYSIRSEEKATIRLSYLEVPVNLVYSTNGADGGFQVFAGPYLGIGLSGNYKAENNYSASLNGQVVESMSGSADADIKFVGKASDGDEPEFRRLDFGLNAGLGYKAGSFQAQLGYGLGLSNLIPKSDDGDDSDNKIHNRGVQLSVAYFFGGK
- a CDS encoding alpha-2-macroglobulin; translation: MRPLLLSFLLLLLLFSAGSSQTTPTPPGKGNPAAWKKIDQLLAKDQTSSAAKLLEPLYQQARQRQNTPEYLRALLYKLRLLEAKEEEADVQAIALVEADLKTARFPARPILHSLLAQLYANYYQQHRYQLYDRTAQAAPDPADTSRADIRTWDAARLGSAVISHYRASLADEPERLQQLKLAAMGYAVTGGDAESRILVPTLYDLLARRAIEGLGNDEFYLTKPAEQFELKEAALFGPAAAFARLNLTAPPADSLNGQLQVLRVLQQLTVFRLRDATNPEALADVDLARLRFVHQYAELPNKNELYRAALNQAATTYAALPIVTRFMFVQASLEQETDAVKARQLALEAEKRFPKSHGALQAKALRQNLEQVEVTFTTEETVLPGQPWLLKLQVRNVTRLYAKAYRISNAYNVRLSEPGTAEDAENYSFQKTFARALASKPAATWTLNVPAPSDYKGHSVQHAGPALPLGHYLIIISTADENPTKERAGVITARSFLSVSELSQIRRNSPDGTSLLVLHRQSGQPLAGVQVRPLFQYYDQKARQYKQRRGDVLTTNAEGQTQISLGLKTGENTQLSNLFLTQGRDSLLVENVGGYYPRRPRNSEAEQPQRRTFLFTDRAIYRPGQTLYFKGILTETRAGKSQLLTKQAVSVRLVDVNGQTVQTLPFTTSDFGSFHSSVVLPTGLLNGEMSLQTDDGSISFAVEDYKRPTFQVTFEPVAGTPVLGQQVTVRGKATAYAGQPIDGATVQYRVVRRTFWPLFGMSYRSLYGSQGRPEVEILNGTAQTDSAGGFVVKFIAKGEEDLGAAKRGPWNPGYVFEVTADVTDAAGETRTGQQSVSLGTNALSLRLEVPKQLNREKIPALQLLSTNATGEALSAQGQLRLYRLTPPARALRPRAWERPELEALSQEEFRRQFPLDAYAREDNDSTWARTLVVTQDFNTEKSPLLPEMAKALSSQQPGRYVLEATATAPASTPPVKTEQVFTLYSAEAKTLPIPTPDWFVNLQDSVAPGQAARFLVGSSEAGARLLLEVEAKGETLRREWLTLAAGEQRVIEVPTTASLDGASLYAHLTQVRDNRLYTHTATVQVATPPAPLVLSIATFRDKLQPGQKETWRVTIHNTAGQPANAELLATLYDKSLDVFRAYSFTELEFPKPYYPALLAWNGRFGTQESDELFDGNSATGSIRDMRYPHLNMWGYMGEDEIPDQEELADKVVKFTAPVVKLDEEVRVRGNAMASAAAPAPQMAMRKMADSQQLNEVVVAGAEPPKSAQPDLANVQARKDFRETAFWLPELRTNAQGETVLEFQMPEAVTRWQLLALAHDQQLHSGLLRRELVTQKQLQVTPNAPRFFREGDQLTLSAKLSNLTDAPLSGSAQLFLLDARTQQPLESKLLKSPGQLKFSLKANQSSAISWSLQIPETAEGQVPLEAITYRVVASGQLPVVGSQLSGKDKKEQRKQRRQNKPATGNSQLATVQDGEENTLPVLPNRLLITESLPLPLVGPGAREFELKKLTSTTSPTRRNYSLTLEMTPNPAWYAVQALPYLMEYPYECSEQVFSRLYANLLAAKILQSNPQLRTTLAEWKRAADAGNKAALTSKLEQNQELKNLLLQETPWVRDAQSDTERMRRLTELFDEPRLRAETSRALAKLLQMQQPNGAFPWFERMPDDRYITQLIVAGFGKLQKLGALDVQQTPQARQIVNNALIYLDSQLQRDYNELRKQPKVDLKQQHVSDIQVQALYARSFWPGLALAKAAQPAQAFYQQQAATYWKAQTRYLQGQTALALHRQKTQPAAVKNILTALRENALHSPELGMYWKDVRGGYYWREAPTETQATLIEAFDEVENNQQAVDEMKLWLLQQKHTQNWESTRATADACYALLLCGTNWLQPTQPVQVRVGGKPAPVAAQQAGTGYYKTTWPAAEIKPELGKLTVQKTDAGVAWGALYWQYFEQLDKITPAATGLQLERQLYREQRTATGPVLQPLTAATPLRVGDVLVVRLVLRADRDLEYVHLKDQRAAGLELIGQTSGYRYQSGLGYYESPRDAATNFFISYFPKGTHTFEYRLRAAQAGNFSGGLSQLQCLYAPEFTTHSAGTRVQIAAQP
- a CDS encoding outer membrane beta-barrel protein, with the protein product MLLPISSFLMPSRCALTFALSLPLLSTAQAQRRTQLGVQAGAGLSWTQQQGAASPSSWQRPSGQIGMVAETRLSNQLALQYGLGVTLKAYRSYSDEVFNQGTADEVRLQATTTTHLTYAQLQTVAVFAPAGLSRGVRLLLGGYGSMGVWGRSADDLTETRPTESRSYGSNYRLRFGYFGGSGGGFGILGGGGSADIRPFDAGLLGGVGYRRKAVQVAACYEWGLGQLLPGYLERSFHYQAYLRGASLTANYYLPAAK